A section of the Agromyces aurantiacus genome encodes:
- a CDS encoding LacI family DNA-binding transcriptional regulator codes for MTISDVAAHAGVSPASVSRVLNGRRSVDPEIVRRVQASIAALGYAPSMVARSLVHGRNTTVAMVVPDLENPLFQGILKGLSLAAAGDGYRVLVADTAERVDDEETTAIEARQRCDALVLCAPRMPEAGLRRLVERVAPVVVVNRPLPDLDVPIIGVDYVRGIRDLVDHLVGLGHRHLAYVTGPETSASNAERLRGVEEALALHPEVRIDRIPGGSRPEDGEAVAIAVVDAHRGGVTAVIAFNDLVALGLLARLRELGVDVPGELSVAGFDDVPMARYATPRLTSMSVPRAEIGAQVWARLRTLMAGGPVEHSVLYRPRLEVRESTAVRAAAGARP; via the coding sequence GTGACGATCTCGGACGTCGCGGCGCACGCCGGCGTGTCACCGGCGTCGGTCTCGCGCGTGCTGAACGGTCGCCGGAGCGTCGACCCCGAGATCGTGCGACGCGTGCAGGCGTCGATCGCGGCGCTCGGCTACGCGCCGAGCATGGTCGCGCGGAGCCTCGTGCACGGGCGCAACACGACCGTCGCGATGGTCGTGCCCGACCTCGAGAACCCGCTCTTCCAGGGCATCCTCAAGGGGCTCAGCCTCGCCGCGGCCGGTGACGGGTACCGCGTGCTCGTCGCCGACACCGCCGAGCGCGTCGACGACGAGGAGACCACCGCGATCGAGGCGCGCCAGCGCTGCGACGCGCTCGTGCTGTGCGCGCCGCGCATGCCCGAGGCCGGGCTGCGCCGGCTCGTCGAACGCGTCGCGCCGGTGGTCGTCGTGAATCGCCCGCTGCCCGACCTCGACGTGCCGATCATCGGCGTCGACTACGTCCGCGGCATCCGCGATCTCGTCGACCACCTCGTCGGGCTCGGCCACCGGCACCTGGCCTACGTGACCGGCCCCGAGACGAGTGCGTCCAACGCCGAGCGCCTGCGCGGCGTCGAGGAGGCGCTCGCCCTGCATCCCGAGGTGCGCATCGACCGAATCCCCGGCGGATCCCGGCCCGAGGACGGCGAGGCCGTCGCCATCGCCGTGGTCGACGCCCACCGCGGCGGCGTGACCGCGGTCATCGCCTTCAACGACCTCGTGGCGCTCGGCCTGCTCGCCCGGCTGCGCGAGCTCGGCGTCGACGTGCCCGGCGAACTGTCGGTCGCGGGCTTCGACGACGTCCCCATGGCCCGCTACGCGACCCCGCGACTGACGAGCATGTCCGTGCCCCGTGCCGAGATCGGTGCGCAGGTGTGGGCCCGGCTGCGCACCCTCATGGCCGGCGGGCCGGTCGAGCACTCGGTGCTGTACCGCCCGCGACTCGAGGTGCGCGAGAGTACCGCGGTGCGGGCGGCGGCCGGAGCACGCCCGTGA
- a CDS encoding NAD-dependent epimerase/dehydratase family protein, whose amino-acid sequence MRVVVTGSSGRLGRSLATGLAATGHEVVGLDRAAAGLDGVDERTVDLAAPGAAADAIAEARPDALVHLAGIAVPFSAPERDILLVNTALAHDVLSAAASARVGRVLAASSPTPIGYSSPAWRAAAVPIDETHPLRPANAYALSKVVIEETVRMFARTAPGAYGFFRPCYVISPEEWTGAPTQQGHTVAERLADPALAAVSLFNYVDARDVAGFVDAWLAAPADAIDGEGFFVGAADALAERPVSELWREFAPSLGPAADRLVGTAPVFSIAKAHDRLGWSPRRDWRSELADAAASTARSAPEQATTHGTRTA is encoded by the coding sequence ATGCGCGTCGTCGTCACCGGGTCATCCGGCCGCCTCGGGCGCTCGCTCGCCACCGGGCTCGCGGCCACCGGCCACGAGGTGGTCGGCCTCGACCGCGCCGCGGCCGGGCTCGACGGCGTCGACGAGCGCACGGTCGACCTCGCCGCCCCGGGCGCTGCCGCCGACGCGATCGCCGAGGCCCGCCCCGACGCGCTCGTGCACCTCGCCGGCATCGCCGTGCCGTTCAGCGCGCCGGAGCGCGACATCCTCCTCGTCAACACCGCGCTCGCGCACGACGTGCTCTCGGCAGCGGCATCCGCTCGGGTCGGTCGCGTGCTCGCCGCGTCGAGCCCGACGCCCATCGGGTACTCGTCCCCCGCCTGGCGCGCCGCCGCCGTGCCCATCGACGAGACCCACCCGCTCCGACCGGCGAACGCCTACGCCCTGTCGAAGGTGGTGATCGAGGAGACCGTGCGGATGTTCGCGCGCACCGCCCCCGGAGCGTACGGGTTCTTCCGCCCCTGCTACGTGATCTCGCCCGAGGAATGGACCGGCGCGCCGACCCAGCAGGGGCACACGGTCGCCGAGCGCCTCGCCGACCCCGCGCTCGCGGCCGTCAGCCTCTTCAACTACGTCGACGCGCGCGACGTCGCCGGCTTCGTGGACGCGTGGCTCGCCGCGCCCGCCGACGCGATCGACGGCGAGGGCTTCTTCGTCGGCGCCGCCGACGCGCTCGCCGAGCGGCCCGTCTCCGAGCTGTGGCGCGAGTTCGCGCCCTCCCTCGGCCCGGCCGCCGACAGGCTCGTCGGCACCGCGCCCGTCTTCTCGATCGCGAAGGCGCACGACCGCCTCGGCTGGTCGCCGCGCCGAGACTGGCGCAGCGAGCTCGCCGACGCCGCGGCATCCACGGCGCGGAGCGCGCCGGAGCAGGCCACCACCCACGGAACGAGGACCGCATGA
- a CDS encoding alpha/beta fold hydrolase has product MQAIPGEPIRAVTPSGRTLAGAAYGPVDGTPVLFVAGAATGKAMRFGDDQLGRRSVRLLCLDRPGMGDSDPDPERTVASTAEDYRVFASAALGAAAPSLPVVANSQGSVFGLEIAARGWASSLTLVSPADEVAHPAIHRMLPAQVAELVDLVRDDPDAARGVFAAFTAEAMEQMVLTGSPERDRAVYEDPAFAAVYRAALAEGFANGGAGYVADTMMAMSPWSVDPGAVTCPVAVLFGADDRSHSPDLGETLAGRIPGSSRRVLPGEGGSLLWTRADLVLDVALGRRRG; this is encoded by the coding sequence GTGCAGGCGATCCCCGGCGAACCGATCCGCGCCGTCACGCCGTCCGGCCGCACGCTCGCGGGCGCGGCGTACGGACCCGTCGACGGGACGCCGGTGCTGTTCGTGGCCGGCGCGGCCACCGGCAAGGCCATGCGGTTCGGCGACGACCAGCTCGGCCGCCGCAGCGTGCGCCTGCTCTGCCTCGACCGACCCGGAATGGGCGACTCCGATCCCGACCCGGAGCGCACCGTCGCCTCGACGGCCGAGGACTACCGCGTGTTCGCCTCCGCCGCGCTCGGCGCCGCTGCGCCCAGTCTGCCCGTCGTCGCCAACTCCCAGGGATCGGTCTTCGGGCTCGAGATCGCCGCACGGGGCTGGGCGAGCTCGCTCACCCTGGTCTCCCCGGCCGACGAGGTCGCCCACCCCGCCATCCACCGCATGCTGCCCGCGCAGGTCGCCGAGCTCGTCGACCTGGTTCGGGACGACCCGGATGCCGCGCGTGGCGTCTTCGCGGCGTTCACCGCCGAGGCGATGGAGCAGATGGTGCTCACGGGCTCGCCCGAGCGCGACCGGGCCGTCTACGAGGACCCCGCGTTCGCGGCCGTCTACCGCGCCGCGCTCGCCGAGGGATTCGCGAACGGCGGCGCCGGCTACGTCGCGGACACGATGATGGCGATGTCGCCCTGGTCCGTGGACCCGGGCGCCGTCACGTGCCCGGTCGCCGTGCTCTTCGGTGCCGACGACCGATCCCACTCGCCCGACCTCGGCGAGACCCTCGCAGGCCGGATCCCCGGTTCGTCGCGGCGCGTCCTGCCGGGCGAGGGCGGATCGCTGCTCTGGACGCGCGCCGACCTGGTGCTCGACGTCGCGCTCGGGCGGAGGCGCGGATGA
- a CDS encoding uridine kinase codes for MTRSDVLDAVARRLVERDPGHPLRVGVDGVCGVGKSTFAEELVGRIAAHGRPAILLDSDGFHHVRAVRYRQGRESARGYYEDAYDFDALRDLALRPLGPGGSRRYAARVHDLATDEVRREFATAPGDAVVVFAATFLQRDGLREHWDEVVYLDASIERAEGRGIVRDAEHLGGRDAAEQAYAFRYMAACRIYLDEQDPRGRASIVVDHDDPLHPRVVEPRA; via the coding sequence ATGACGCGATCCGACGTCCTCGACGCGGTGGCGCGGCGGCTCGTCGAGCGCGACCCGGGCCATCCGCTCCGGGTCGGCGTCGACGGCGTGTGCGGCGTCGGCAAGAGCACGTTCGCCGAGGAGCTGGTCGGGCGCATCGCCGCGCACGGCCGCCCGGCGATCCTGCTCGACTCCGACGGGTTCCACCACGTGCGCGCCGTGCGCTATCGGCAGGGCCGTGAGTCGGCGCGCGGGTACTACGAGGACGCGTATGACTTCGATGCGCTGCGCGACCTGGCGCTCCGACCGCTCGGCCCGGGCGGCTCGCGACGGTACGCCGCGCGGGTGCACGACCTCGCGACCGACGAGGTGCGGCGCGAGTTCGCGACGGCACCCGGCGACGCGGTCGTCGTGTTCGCCGCGACGTTCCTGCAGCGCGACGGGCTCCGCGAGCACTGGGACGAGGTCGTCTACCTCGACGCGTCGATCGAACGCGCCGAGGGCCGCGGCATCGTGCGCGACGCGGAGCACCTCGGCGGCCGGGACGCCGCCGAGCAGGCGTACGCATTCCGGTACATGGCCGCCTGCCGGATCTATCTCGACGAGCAGGACCCGCGGGGGCGGGCGTCGATCGTCGTCGACCACGACGACCCGCTGCATCCGCGCGTGGTCGAGCCGCGCGCCTGA
- a CDS encoding mandelate racemase/muconate lactonizing enzyme family protein, protein MTAAIARLATRAIRIPLRRPWGPDVRDLTVIEVEVEDADGAIGHGFSWTPTIGAAAVQAHLDHDIRAFALRRSADASALWDPLWTHLHEGGGGGITTIAMAGLDLALWDLAARRAGQPLTDHLGRHHETATVYGSGVNLHYPQDELVAQARRWVAAGFDAVKVKVGSPDLARDVERIAAVREVVGPRRRLMIDANQRWDLERAERAIGELAAFDLTWIEEPLRADDLAAHVALRRRIDVPVALGENLYTRYRFAEFIDAGAVDLVQPNVVRVGGITPFLRIAELAADRGVDLAPHLLLEVSAQLALALPGEHLVEAVEDASFEALGALAEASPVAVAGATVSTTGRPGLGVRFTSEQADVAASARPTEEP, encoded by the coding sequence ATGACCGCCGCGATCGCCCGCCTCGCCACCCGGGCGATCCGCATCCCGCTGCGCCGACCGTGGGGCCCCGACGTGCGCGACCTCACCGTGATCGAGGTCGAGGTCGAGGACGCCGACGGCGCGATCGGCCACGGCTTCTCGTGGACGCCCACGATCGGCGCCGCGGCCGTGCAGGCCCACCTCGACCACGACATCCGCGCGTTCGCGCTCCGACGGTCGGCCGACGCATCCGCGCTCTGGGACCCGCTCTGGACGCACCTGCACGAGGGCGGGGGCGGCGGCATCACGACCATCGCGATGGCCGGCCTCGACCTCGCGCTGTGGGACCTCGCCGCGCGCCGCGCCGGACAGCCGCTCACCGACCACCTCGGCCGGCATCACGAGACGGCGACCGTGTACGGCAGCGGCGTCAACCTGCACTACCCGCAGGACGAGCTCGTGGCGCAGGCCCGGCGCTGGGTCGCCGCGGGCTTCGACGCCGTGAAGGTCAAGGTCGGCAGCCCCGACCTCGCACGCGACGTCGAGCGCATCGCCGCGGTGCGCGAGGTCGTCGGCCCGCGCCGGCGCCTGATGATCGACGCGAACCAACGCTGGGACCTCGAGCGGGCCGAGCGCGCGATCGGCGAGCTCGCCGCGTTCGACCTGACCTGGATCGAGGAGCCGCTGCGCGCCGACGACCTCGCCGCGCACGTCGCGCTGCGCCGCCGCATCGACGTGCCCGTCGCGCTCGGCGAGAACCTGTACACCCGGTACCGCTTCGCCGAGTTCATCGACGCCGGCGCCGTCGACCTCGTGCAGCCCAACGTCGTGCGCGTCGGCGGCATCACGCCGTTCCTGCGGATCGCCGAGCTCGCCGCCGACCGCGGCGTCGACCTCGCGCCGCACCTGCTGCTCGAGGTCTCGGCGCAGCTCGCGCTCGCGCTGCCCGGCGAGCACCTCGTGGAGGCCGTCGAGGATGCGTCGTTCGAGGCGCTCGGCGCACTCGCCGAGGCGTCGCCCGTCGCGGTCGCGGGCGCCACGGTGTCCACCACCGGACGGCCCGGCCTCGGCGTACGCTTCACGAGCGAGCAGGCGGATGTCGCGGCATCCGCTCGACCCACGGAGGAACCATGA
- a CDS encoding PmoA family protein, with product MPDLRIDRDDDRLAIRHGGAVLAEYVFRPEHPAFESPRPYFSPIRTLGGQTVTLYRPHDHVWHKGIAWSLPVVGDENFWGGPTYVRGKGYVQLPNNGEQRHVGFDDDPPADGASIVADGERPARVIERLTWLTQAGEAIFDERRTVAASNLSDDAWLLGFATRMTNSSDRAMPIGSPTTRGRENAGYGGLFWRGPRSFTGGAVLAPGVAGGDELRGTRAPWMGFTGRHDETDAASTVVMVDDPANLQHPPQWFARSLEFACLCPAPFFSEEHVIEPGATMSLRYGVVVADGAADPERADRLAGAAAARLPGLLGAP from the coding sequence ATGCCCGACCTCCGCATCGACCGCGACGACGACCGGCTCGCGATCCGGCACGGCGGCGCGGTGCTCGCCGAGTACGTCTTCCGGCCCGAGCACCCGGCGTTCGAGTCGCCGCGGCCGTACTTCAGCCCGATCCGCACGCTCGGCGGCCAGACGGTGACGCTGTACCGCCCGCACGACCACGTCTGGCACAAGGGCATCGCGTGGTCGCTGCCGGTGGTCGGCGACGAGAACTTCTGGGGCGGGCCGACGTACGTGCGCGGGAAGGGGTACGTGCAGCTGCCGAACAACGGCGAACAGCGGCACGTCGGCTTCGACGACGACCCGCCGGCGGATGGCGCGAGCATCGTCGCCGACGGCGAGCGCCCGGCCCGCGTCATCGAGCGCCTCACGTGGTTGACCCAGGCGGGCGAGGCGATCTTCGACGAGCGACGCACGGTCGCGGCATCCAATCTCTCGGACGACGCCTGGCTGCTCGGCTTCGCCACGCGCATGACGAACTCGAGCGACCGCGCCATGCCGATCGGGTCGCCCACGACCCGCGGACGCGAGAACGCAGGCTACGGCGGCCTCTTCTGGCGCGGACCGCGCTCGTTCACGGGCGGCGCGGTGCTCGCCCCGGGCGTCGCGGGCGGCGATGAGCTGCGTGGCACGCGCGCGCCGTGGATGGGCTTCACCGGGCGGCACGACGAGACCGACGCCGCCTCGACGGTGGTGATGGTCGATGACCCGGCCAACCTGCAGCATCCGCCGCAGTGGTTCGCGCGCAGCTTGGAGTTCGCGTGCCTCTGCCCGGCTCCGTTCTTCAGCGAGGAGCACGTCATCGAGCCGGGTGCCACGATGTCGCTGCGCTACGGCGTCGTGGTCGCCGACGGCGCCGCCGACCCCGAGCGGGCCGATCGCCTGGCGGGCGCCGCGGCGGCACGGTTGCCGGGGCTGCTGGGGGCGCCGTGA
- a CDS encoding bleomycin resistance protein yields the protein MSDAQPRDRAVPNLPSRDLDATEAFYSGFGFVRAYRDDGWMILRRADLQLEFFRFDGLDPASSAARCTIRMADVDELAAAVAASGVPVGEVGFPRLHEVRMQEWGLRAGHLVDPDGNLLTLIAEPRA from the coding sequence ATGTCGGATGCTCAGCCGCGTGATCGCGCCGTTCCCAACCTGCCGAGCCGCGACCTCGACGCCACCGAGGCGTTCTACTCGGGCTTCGGCTTCGTCCGCGCCTACCGTGACGACGGTTGGATGATCCTGCGGCGGGCCGACCTCCAGCTGGAGTTCTTCCGGTTCGACGGGCTCGATCCCGCCTCGAGCGCGGCGCGGTGCACCATCCGGATGGCCGACGTCGACGAGCTGGCGGCGGCCGTGGCGGCGTCGGGCGTGCCGGTCGGCGAGGTCGGCTTCCCGCGGCTCCATGAGGTCCGGATGCAGGAGTGGGGACTGCGGGCGGGCCACCTCGTCGATCCCGACGGGAACCTGCTGACGCTCATCGCGGAGCCGCGCGCATGA
- a CDS encoding Gfo/Idh/MocA family protein: protein MTAPTTPLRAAIVGTGAIADAHARAIGATADAELVAVVDRDPARAQAFADRWGGPAVADSLDALFAAGGIDVLHVCTPPGVHAEQAIAALDAGAHVICEKPAALSLDELDAMAQAASRNDRRLAVVFQQRTGTAAAHVRALLGSGALGRPLVATCETLWYRDPAYFAVPWRGKWATEGGGPTLGLGIHQIDLLAWLLGDWASVHGRLWRLARETQMEDVSTATVEFANGTVASVVTSALSPRETSSIRIDTELATVTVDHLYGHGHEHWRITPAPHVDAATSAAWALPAREEPSGHDPLVRDIYRALATRGPLPSTASDPARSFEIVTAIYSSAATGRTVTPETLRADADRLRSLESPITDLRP from the coding sequence ATGACCGCACCGACCACCCCGCTCCGCGCCGCGATCGTCGGCACGGGCGCCATCGCCGATGCGCACGCGCGCGCGATCGGCGCGACGGCCGATGCCGAGCTCGTCGCCGTCGTCGACCGCGACCCGGCGCGGGCGCAGGCGTTCGCCGATCGCTGGGGCGGACCGGCCGTCGCCGACTCGCTCGACGCGCTGTTCGCCGCCGGCGGCATCGACGTGCTGCACGTGTGCACCCCGCCCGGCGTGCACGCCGAGCAGGCGATCGCGGCGCTCGACGCCGGCGCGCATGTGATCTGCGAGAAGCCGGCGGCGCTCTCGCTCGACGAGCTCGACGCGATGGCGCAGGCCGCGTCGCGGAACGACCGCCGGCTCGCCGTCGTGTTCCAGCAGCGCACCGGGACCGCCGCCGCGCACGTCAGGGCCCTGCTCGGGTCGGGCGCGCTCGGTCGGCCGCTCGTCGCGACGTGCGAGACGCTCTGGTACCGCGATCCCGCGTACTTCGCGGTTCCGTGGCGCGGCAAGTGGGCGACCGAGGGCGGCGGGCCGACGCTCGGCCTCGGGATCCACCAGATCGACCTGCTCGCGTGGCTCCTCGGCGACTGGGCGAGCGTGCACGGCCGGCTCTGGCGGCTCGCGCGCGAGACCCAGATGGAGGACGTCTCGACGGCGACCGTCGAGTTCGCGAACGGCACCGTGGCCTCCGTGGTGACGAGCGCCCTCTCGCCCCGCGAGACGAGTTCCATCCGCATCGACACCGAGCTCGCGACCGTCACGGTCGATCACCTCTACGGGCACGGCCACGAGCATTGGCGCATCACGCCCGCGCCGCATGTCGACGCGGCCACGTCGGCCGCGTGGGCGCTGCCCGCGAGGGAGGAGCCGAGCGGCCACGATCCGCTCGTGCGCGACATCTACCGGGCCCTCGCCACGCGCGGGCCGCTTCCGTCGACGGCGAGCGACCCGGCGCGCTCGTTCGAGATCGTGACCGCGATCTACTCGTCGGCGGCGACGGGCCGCACCGTGACGCCTGAGACCCTGCGTGCCGACGCCGATCGGCTCCGGAGCCTCGAGAGCCCGATCACCGACCTGCGGCCATGA
- a CDS encoding M24 family metallopeptidase, translating into MTVRAPAPAASGVGGDRAAKRARLLEVLDRRGGSALVLRSHTAVAWYLDGARTHVSLAGDPVAAVVVRPGGDSVHVFANEADRMLAEELGDAADLEVVRVPWHEPLLPPGAEGGALDEAEVAAELRAARASLLPGELARYRRLCREVAETLTDAALAASPDDTERAVAAGLAFDLVARGIDPVVVLVAGRGRLAHRHPLPTGDPLGDRAMLVVCGRRNGLIANATRWVRFGLTDPAEARSMSCILDVEAAFLDATVPGATLGEVLAAGTAAYAAHGFDPEEWRRHHQGGAAGYAGRDPRAVPGIADVVQPGQAFAWNPTAPGAKVEDTVLVGPTGIEVLTVDPRWPSGRVAGRARPDELERGRDAPR; encoded by the coding sequence GTGACCGTTCGCGCGCCGGCACCCGCCGCCTCCGGCGTGGGGGGCGACCGTGCCGCCAAGCGGGCCCGGCTGCTCGAGGTGCTCGATCGGCGCGGCGGCTCAGCCCTCGTGCTGCGCTCGCACACCGCGGTCGCCTGGTACCTCGACGGTGCACGCACGCACGTGTCGCTGGCGGGCGACCCGGTCGCCGCAGTGGTGGTGCGGCCGGGCGGCGATTCGGTGCACGTCTTCGCGAACGAGGCCGACCGCATGCTCGCCGAGGAGCTCGGCGACGCCGCCGACCTCGAGGTCGTGCGCGTGCCGTGGCACGAGCCGCTCCTCCCGCCCGGTGCCGAGGGCGGCGCACTCGACGAGGCGGAGGTCGCAGCCGAGCTGCGCGCGGCCCGCGCCTCGCTGCTGCCCGGCGAGCTGGCCCGCTACCGCCGGCTCTGCCGCGAGGTCGCCGAGACGCTGACGGATGCCGCGCTCGCCGCGTCGCCCGACGACACCGAGCGTGCCGTGGCGGCAGGCTTGGCGTTCGACCTCGTGGCGCGCGGGATCGACCCGGTCGTCGTCCTCGTCGCCGGACGCGGCCGGCTCGCCCACCGGCATCCGCTGCCCACCGGTGACCCGCTCGGCGACCGCGCCATGCTCGTCGTCTGCGGGCGCCGGAACGGGCTCATCGCGAACGCGACCCGCTGGGTGCGGTTCGGCCTCACCGACCCGGCCGAGGCACGGTCCATGAGCTGCATCCTGGACGTCGAGGCCGCGTTCCTCGACGCCACGGTGCCCGGCGCGACCCTGGGTGAGGTGCTCGCGGCCGGCACCGCGGCCTACGCCGCGCACGGATTCGACCCGGAGGAGTGGCGGCGCCACCACCAGGGCGGTGCGGCCGGCTACGCCGGGCGCGACCCGCGCGCGGTGCCCGGCATCGCGGACGTCGTGCAGCCCGGCCAGGCGTTCGCGTGGAACCCGACCGCGCCGGGCGCGAAGGTCGAGGACACGGTCCTCGTCGGGCCGACGGGCATCGAGGTGCTCACCGTCGACCCGCGCTGGCCCTCGGGGCGGGTCGCGGGGCGGGCACGGCCGGACGAACTGGAGCGCGGGCGGGACGCGCCGCGGTGA
- a CDS encoding cupin domain-containing protein: protein MTRPAFPGATSISALAVYDGVAPDGLAGGAPHLHTVSAEAYLVVAGHGRLHTIDGAGTFAERPLAPGDLVWFAPGVIHRAVNDGGLAVRVIMQNAGLPEAGDAVMTFPDDVLADPGRYADAAELPGPDASDVDRLAAAHARRDLAVEGYLALFGDAAEDGGAVDRGRLARLHARAAALVRPRVPEWRDRWRDGAVAAALETGERLDALDAGRDAGMGAAGVAEASGAPDFGMCGRLRRYDTTRLDPTGGDR, encoded by the coding sequence GTGACCCGCCCGGCCTTTCCGGGCGCGACCTCGATCAGCGCCCTCGCGGTCTACGACGGCGTCGCGCCCGACGGCCTCGCGGGCGGCGCCCCGCACCTGCACACCGTGTCGGCCGAGGCGTACCTCGTCGTCGCGGGCCACGGGCGCCTGCACACGATCGACGGCGCCGGCACGTTCGCCGAGCGCCCGCTCGCGCCGGGCGATCTCGTGTGGTTCGCGCCGGGGGTCATCCATCGTGCCGTGAACGACGGCGGGCTCGCCGTGCGGGTCATCATGCAGAACGCGGGCCTGCCCGAAGCGGGTGACGCGGTCATGACCTTCCCCGACGACGTGCTCGCCGACCCCGGGCGGTACGCGGATGCCGCGGAGCTGCCCGGCCCGGACGCGTCCGACGTCGACCGGCTCGCTGCCGCGCACGCACGCCGCGACCTCGCGGTCGAGGGCTACCTCGCACTGTTCGGCGACGCCGCGGAGGACGGCGGCGCCGTGGACCGCGGGCGCCTCGCGCGGCTGCACGCGCGCGCCGCCGCGCTGGTCCGGCCGCGCGTCCCCGAGTGGCGCGATCGCTGGCGCGACGGCGCCGTGGCCGCCGCGCTCGAGACGGGCGAGCGCCTGGACGCGCTCGATGCGGGACGCGATGCCGGCATGGGCGCGGCGGGCGTCGCGGAGGCATCCGGGGCCCCCGACTTCGGGATGTGCGGCCGGCTGCGCCGCTACGACACGACCCGCCTCGACCCCACCGGAGGAGACCGATGA
- a CDS encoding 5-dehydro-4-deoxyglucarate dehydratase produces MTRPDRRLDFDGVLFFPVTPFDADGRVDLDVLAEHLHTRLPFGPGGVFPACGTGEFHALSAREAIDVVRTSVGVVAGRVPVIAGAGGPLGHATELARGAADDGADGLLLLPPYLVSGTADGLVAWVEAVAAASDLPVIVYHRGTARYTAEAVTRLAANPKVVGFKDGTGDIGLAQEIVLAAEDAGRDDWAFFNGLLTAELSQGAYRGIGIPLYSSAAFAMIPELASLHYRAYVDGDEPTRMALLREFYTPLVRLRDETPGFGVSLIKAGLRLRGLPVGSVRPPLVDPTAEQESRLRDLLEGGLELAAALAARFAAAEASAR; encoded by the coding sequence ATGACCAGGCCCGACCGCCGACTCGACTTCGACGGGGTGCTGTTCTTCCCCGTCACACCGTTCGACGCCGACGGCCGCGTCGACCTCGACGTGCTCGCGGAGCACCTCCACACGCGGCTGCCGTTCGGGCCGGGCGGCGTGTTCCCGGCGTGCGGCACGGGCGAGTTCCACGCGCTCTCGGCGCGCGAGGCGATCGACGTCGTGCGCACGAGCGTCGGGGTCGTCGCCGGGCGCGTCCCCGTGATCGCCGGCGCCGGCGGCCCGCTCGGGCACGCGACCGAGCTCGCGCGCGGCGCGGCCGACGACGGCGCCGACGGACTGCTGCTGCTCCCGCCGTACCTGGTCTCGGGCACCGCCGACGGGCTCGTCGCCTGGGTCGAGGCGGTCGCCGCGGCATCCGACCTGCCCGTCATCGTCTACCACCGCGGCACCGCGCGCTACACGGCCGAGGCGGTCACGCGACTCGCCGCGAACCCGAAGGTCGTGGGCTTCAAGGACGGCACGGGCGACATCGGCCTCGCTCAGGAGATCGTGCTCGCCGCCGAGGACGCGGGCCGCGACGACTGGGCGTTCTTCAACGGCCTGCTCACCGCCGAGCTCAGCCAGGGCGCGTACCGCGGCATCGGCATCCCGCTGTACTCGTCGGCCGCGTTCGCGATGATCCCCGAACTCGCGTCGCTGCACTACCGGGCCTACGTCGATGGCGACGAGCCGACCCGGATGGCGCTCCTGCGCGAGTTCTACACTCCGCTCGTGCGGCTGCGCGACGAGACCCCGGGCTTCGGGGTGTCGCTCATCAAGGCCGGCCTCCGACTGCGCGGACTGCCCGTCGGGTCGGTGCGCCCGCCGTTGGTGGACCCGACCGCCGAGCAGGAGTCCCGTCTGCGCGACCTCCTGGAGGGCGGGCTCGAGCTCGCCGCCGCGCTCGCCGCGCGATTCGCCGCCGCCGAGGCGTCCGCGCGATGA